The Anastrepha ludens isolate Willacy chromosome 2, idAnaLude1.1, whole genome shotgun sequence DNA window ATTAACATTTCATTTATACTCGTTaagggtaattaattttgcgtcaccttgtataaACGACGAGGAAGCACAAAGCAGCCACTAATACAGACTTTGTTGCAACGAAAAACCAAACAGAGGCCGTcgtaatttgaataaaacccgACGGGTGGGCTGgacatatttaaattataaatacttataaaataaaataaataaataaataatgggaAAATCCTagagtttttcattttacacgACGTGGAACATATCCCCAAAAATTACCACATGTCGCATGTCAGGCTTTTCTAAGGAACATATCTACCCCGTAAAAATAGAGTTGagcgtacatataatatatattacaaattttataaagttaAGTTTTGTCGTTATTTTTAAGTTGAAGGCAAATATCTTTAACTAAATTCGAACGCTCTGTGTATTTGACGCgtatgaacatatgtatgtaagtatgtacagttttatttgtGTGCATTTGGCTTTGCACTTCCAATTGCTGTACTTCTAATGCGATTACAGTGAACAGTAAATCTGCAAaaaaacacgcatacacacgctttcatacatagatatgcagtaaacaaggaaataaaaagaacctacctacgtatgtatgtttacaaacgttatttaaaacaaaaaaatgcatgctttGGAGGGAGAAAGGTTCCGCACTAATAGAAAGAAAATACGCAAAGTAGGAAAGGTCCAAatgggaaaacaaaaattacagaaTAACCAGCACAATTTGCATAATTTAGTTAGTTGTGTCCCAGATCTATGTCGCACTAGTTGCTAGCAAtatgaaaagttattaaatgCTGTTCTTTACGTCCGTAGTGCCTTTCTTGAATGAAACAGTgactaaattttcaacaaagaaACATTACAAATGAGCTGGAAGTTCcgggagaaaaaaattatgttggaACGAAAAGTTGGTAAGTGATCAAATTCATGCTTTACTAGGAAATCGATTTCTTTCGGTTGTCTGTACACATATTTTCAGTTTGGGTGTACCCCCTGCTGCTGGCCTCCATATTTTCTCTTCATCCAATTGGCGTTTGCGCGCAAGGTTCTACCCTGAAGGCTGGCCTATTGAAAATAACGAGACCAACACCCAGGACTATATACAATGGCACCTCAACAAGGGTAGTAGCAACAGCAACTAGCACTACCCCACTGCCGACTTCAATCACCACAGAGGCGAATGAGAACAGCTCATCGACTCCTATAATTCCGGGAATTTGCATACATGGACTAAAAATAGTGTCTTCTGACAAGGATCAGGCGCAGAGTGTGCGCCACGAAAGGGATTTTGTACATGTGATTGAAGGCGACGCGATGCTCAGCATACTGACAACGGACGTTGCCTCTGCCCTTTTTGTTGTAAATCGTATAAACCTAGTCAATCTGTTGGATGCAGATTTTGAAATTGGTAAGTCAAGCTCGCCACAAGCGCGAAAATGTGATATTTGTGGTATTTGTGGTGGTAGATGTCTGATTTGAACTTTTTCAGGAGCCCGTGCCATTCTAGTCGAAGATGAGGCTGTAGCTGAGAATTTACTTATGCAAGAGGTGCAATATCTGCAGCAGTGCATAACCCACGCAATTGGAATTTTTGTCGACTACGATGTCTACAAGAGCTCCGAACAGATCATCAAAGATTTGGAGTACAATATTTGGCCAATGCTTTCGCCGCATGGATATCTGTTTCCGAAGGTGGCGCATCTGCTACATCAAATGCCTTGGGGGGAAAATATAGCATCAGTGGAAATTCTCACTGAAAACCTGGAAACTTATAATGAGTTCATGGAGGCTGTACGCCATGAACAAATGTGTCTTATGCATTTTAAGAGCGAAAAGAATATCTACATCCTCTTCGGAAATAAGATGGCAAatcattttgaagaaaatggcacGATTTTCGCAGTTCCCACCGATCGCGCTGATCGTACATTTATATCAGGTAAATTGCACATAGTAAAATCTACGTTCTTTCTTCTACACAACGCGAATACTAATTTTCTGgaactttctttaatttaagaTCTCCCGGATAAGTCCTATGTACTTATGGAACGCGAAATACATGCTGACGCAATTGATGGAAATTCCACTTTGTCTACAGTAGAGGAGGCACTGACGGGCAAATCGGTCCAACCATCAcgtgtttttgcttttgctcgaCCTATGCTGGAGTTGGTGCGTTGGCTTAAAGGCTCATTAGCTCGTAACTGCAAGCGGGAGCAAAACATTTTCATATTAGAGTCATGCTTCAATTTTCTCACATTCATCGCCGACTGGCAAACGCCTGAGTATCGTCAGTATTACGAACCCTCAAAGATTCTAGAGTTATTGCATATGCATCGCTTTGCTTCTCTAATgaactttcaaatgtatcaaAAATTCAACGAAAACGGCCATGGAACCACGACCATTTCATCTGGCGAGGATCATATAGAACTTCGGGAGATTGCGTCGCAAAACTTCGTTACGAACATAACTACTTTCTATCACTACAATCGTGCCAATAGCACTAGCCTAGAGCTGAAACCGAAATTTGGCCAGGTTTTCAATTGCCAGTATAGTGCGGGGGAGAATGCCCGATATCCATTTCTGTTTGATGGCGAATCAGTGATGTTTTGGCGCATTAAACCAGATGCATGGGTAGCCACCGGAATGACTGCTGCAATTCTTGGTCTAATAATTACATTGGCCATATTGGTGTTTATTGTCGTGCGCATCTCCTTGGGCGATGTGTTTGAAGGCAATCCCGTTACTTCAATTCTACTGctactttctttaattttgttattcatTTCGTTCGTGCCCTTCTCTTTGGAGTACATTGGTGAGCATCGTAACTCGCATGTGACTTTCGAAGATGCCGCCACACTCAACACCCTCTGCGCTGTGCGCGTTTTCGTTATGACGCTCGTCTATTGCTTTTCATTCTCGCTTATGCTTTGCCGGGCCGTTATGCTCGCCTCTATCGGTTCAGAGGGTGGATTTTTATCCCATGTCAACGGCTGTATTCAGGCGGTAATTTGCATATTCAGTATTTTCGTGCAGTTAG harbors:
- the LOC128861435 gene encoding protein bride of sevenless; the encoded protein is MSWKFREKKIMLERKVVWVYPLLLASIFSLHPIGVCAQGSTLKAGLLKITRPTPRTIYNGTSTRVVATATSTTPLPTSITTEANENSSSTPIIPGICIHGLKIVSSDKDQAQSVRHERDFVHVIEGDAMLSILTTDVASALFVVNRINLVNLLDADFEIGARAILVEDEAVAENLLMQEVQYLQQCITHAIGIFVDYDVYKSSEQIIKDLEYNIWPMLSPHGYLFPKVAHLLHQMPWGENIASVEILTENLETYNEFMEAVRHEQMCLMHFKSEKNIYILFGNKMANHFEENGTIFAVPTDRADRTFISDLPDKSYVLMEREIHADAIDGNSTLSTVEEALTGKSVQPSRVFAFARPMLELVRWLKGSLARNCKREQNIFILESCFNFLTFIADWQTPEYRQYYEPSKILELLHMHRFASLMNFQMYQKFNENGHGTTTISSGEDHIELREIASQNFVTNITTFYHYNRANSTSLELKPKFGQVFNCQYSAGENARYPFLFDGESVMFWRIKPDAWVATGMTAAILGLIITLAILVFIVVRISLGDVFEGNPVTSILLLLSLILLFISFVPFSLEYIGEHRNSHVTFEDAATLNTLCAVRVFVMTLVYCFSFSLMLCRAVMLASIGSEGGFLSHVNGCIQAVICIFSIFVQLGMSIQLLVIMQVATESISCENMYYGHWLWVLVAYDFILLVGIVGLVPFIYRSQRNYREGILIVIGAVLTFVIWIVWIGMSFFGDEMRDAAIPLGLQATGWAILVGVLIPRTFLIVRGIERSDIAQALPSLTSLAFAQNNQYSSEQSVYECVNPAMRSCSQAEMAQSPSEIPTLPLRGGGPRRQQFFANLRQANANINPQRPPPRPQRGSPTRSECSSLPDSPESSKITRF